TTCTTCTCCCTTTATTCTTGTTCTCCTTTCTCTCTTCTGTAATACATCCATTCGGGTTTTTCTCCAGCTGTGGGTTGTAATTATGGCCTGCATCGCGGCCACAACTATTATATCCGTCAGAATCATCCTACACTGGTATGAAGGCACAGAGAACCTTTGAGAGTGCCGTTTTGGGCTTGAAGTCGCCGTAGCCGACGGTGAAGGCTGTTATAACCATTTCACTTCCTCAAAAGCCAGCACCAGTCGAGGAGACTATTGTAATAGAGGAGCACACGAGTAGAAATACGAGAAAACAAAGGATTGGGAACACGGATTTTAGACCTTCGCCCAGTACTCTCTCTCTTCTATCATTGCCCTTACCATCTCCTCCTTGTTCTTGAACATCGTCCTCCTCGAGGGATTCTGCATGCCGTAGAACTCCATGAACGGACTTGGGCGCCTCTTGAACGGGTAGTAGAGGTAGATGGCAGCGAGCGTCCTGTATGCCTCTGCCATCTCGCTTATGACACCAGCGGAGACCCCTTCAGCGTAGTGGTAGACCGCTATCGCCTTGCTCACGTCAACGAGGTTGAAATCGCGTTCGACGAGCTGTCTCCTAAGGATGTCGGTCGCCTGCTCTATGTCGGCCCTGTCAAGCTCATCTACCTCGTCCCCATCAAGGAGGTGCTTTATCCTTATCCTCTCAACGCTGGGGTTTTTAGACACTTGATTGTCATATTCAGCCACGACCCACCAGTCGTCCAGCGCTCCCGGATCGAGAACCGTGAAGTGCTCACTCAACACCTCGTAGAAGTTCCTGACGCGGTGGTAGTACTCCTCCTCATGGCCGGTCATCGGGTAGCTTAGGTAGACTATCGGCTTCTCTGCCTCATGGAAGAGCAAGTCGAGGAATACGTTAGGGGGATGCCTTATTCCAAACTGTAGGATATAGCGGACTTCTACGCCCTCCTTCTTAAGCTCGTGAACGAGTGTTTTGACGTGGTTTATCGCGTCCTCGCGCCACATGACAAGAGTGGAGAGTTTTATGTTGTCTGGATCGTTTCCAAAGCGCTCGAACCACTCCGGGTCGTTGATTATCCCTCTCCTGACGGAAAGGACATCGTCAAGGATTATAACCGCCCTGTCAGGCTTGAGGAGCTTGACGTTGCTCAGGGTAAAACCTATGACGCTCCCACTCCCCCATCTGAAGAGACTTGGGGTCGAGACGAGCTGGTGCTCCGCGTCGCTCTCTTTTATCTCTTCCCGTATTCTCTCAAAGGCCTCGTCCCGTATCTCATTCATCAGGTTCTGGTGGCTTATCGCGAAGTCTAGGACGTTCTTTCGGGTTATCTTAACTCCCCTCTCCTTTCCCACGTCCTTGATATAATTGAAGACGTGGTAATAGGCGTAGCTCTCATCATCGGCGAGCTTAAGCGCTTTCACTATGTACTCGTCCCTGCCGTTAAGAGGTGGCCCGGTGAGCAGGACTATCTCCTTCATTCTACACACCCCACTGCATCTAAAACCCCTTCAGACGAAACCTTTAAATACTATTCCCTCAAAGTGCGGGTGTAAAGGTTCTTCTATTCTAAAAAGATACCAGCAGGGGTGTTGTAATTGGCTGAGAAGCTAAAGGGAACGACTACGGTCGGCATTGCATGTAGGGAAGGAATAGTCCTCGCAGCGGACAGAAGGGCATCCCTCGGCAACATGGTGCTCTCGGATAACGTTACTAAAGTCTTCTGGATTGACGACCACCTTGCCCTGGCAGGAGCTGGGAGCGTTGGGGATATTCTCAGCTTCGTCCGGCTCCTCCGCTCCGAAGCAAAGCTTTACCGGGCCAGGGTTGGAAGGGAAATGAGCGTTAAGGCACTCGCAACGCTTGCTTCCAACATCCTGCACGGGGGTAGGGGCTACGCATACTTCGCTTGGTTCCTCATAGGAGGCCACGACTCCGCCCCCAGGCTGTACTCGATAGACGCGGCCGGTGGCCTCACAGAGGATAAGTTCACCGCCGCCGGTTCCGGAATGGAGTTCGCCTTCTCAATACTCGAATCCGGCTTTAGAGAGGACATTTCCCTCAAAGAAGCTGTTAAACTCGCCCTCCGTGCCATCGGAGCTGCCACTAGGAGGGATGTGTTCACCGGAGGGGGAGTAACTCTGATTACCATCACCAGAGACGGCCACCACGAGTGGAGCGAGGAAGAGCTCAAGGCTTTATCAGAATGAGGTGGTGTCAGTGATAAGAAGGGAAACGTTCGTTGATGATATTCTTCGCGATATCAGAGAGGTTATAAGTCAGATGGTTCCACTGGAGGCAAGAATAACTGATGTAGAGTTCGAAGGCCCGGAGTTGGTCATATACGTCAGAAATCCAGAGACGATAATGCGTGACGGGGAGTTGATAAAGAACCTCGCCAAGGTTCTCAAAAAGAGGATAAGTATAAGGCCAGACCCGGACGTTCTCATCCCGCCGGAGCAGGCGGAGGAGATGATAAAGGAGCTTGTTCCAGTGGATGCTGAGATAACCAACATAAGCTTCGATCCCTCAATAGGACAGGTCATAATAGAGGCCAAGAAACCTGGGAGGGTCATAGGCAAAAATGGTGAGGGACTCCGCCTCATAACTCAGAAGGTTCGCTGGGCGCCGAAGGTCGTCAGAACCCCGCCGCTCCAGAGCCAGACAATTTATTCGATAAGGCAGATACTGCAGGCTGAGGCCAAGGACAGGAGGAAGTTTCTCCGCCAGGCTGGAAGGAACA
The DNA window shown above is from Thermococcus sp. and carries:
- a CDS encoding ion channel; the encoded protein is MVITAFTVGYGDFKPKTALSKVLCAFIPV
- the psmB gene encoding archaeal proteasome endopeptidase complex subunit beta; its protein translation is MAEKLKGTTTVGIACREGIVLAADRRASLGNMVLSDNVTKVFWIDDHLALAGAGSVGDILSFVRLLRSEAKLYRARVGREMSVKALATLASNILHGGRGYAYFAWFLIGGHDSAPRLYSIDAAGGLTEDKFTAAGSGMEFAFSILESGFREDISLKEAVKLALRAIGAATRRDVFTGGGVTLITITRDGHHEWSEEELKALSE